The Microbulbifer hydrolyticus genome has a segment encoding these proteins:
- a CDS encoding glycosyltransferase family 2 protein — MESLTEQAVPTLAIVVPCYNEEDVIADTTAELLATLDELAARDRIGADSKIYYVDDGSRDATWPMLQKLASDNKRIVAVALSCNRGHQNALYAGLSQTSEDMVVSIDADLQDGPDNIAAMIDAFREGHEVVFGVRKKRDTDTWFKRMTAEGYYRLMQALGVDLVFNHADFRLMSRRAVDTLLQYPETNLFLRGMVRELGFSSTTVCYARRPRLAGESKYPLRRMLSLAWKGVTAFSIAPLRAITLLGLIAGGIALGLIVWVLIVKLLSNSVVPGWASIMVPVLFIGSVQLLCLGVIGEYLGKIYEEVKRRPRFHLREVVGGEARGHEDARTHHSPLEISTVQVRSPRGCVKDSLE; from the coding sequence ATGGAATCCTTGACGGAACAGGCCGTACCCACATTGGCGATCGTTGTTCCCTGTTACAACGAAGAAGATGTGATCGCCGATACCACCGCGGAACTGCTGGCAACCCTGGACGAGCTCGCAGCCCGAGACCGCATTGGGGCGGATTCGAAAATTTACTACGTCGACGATGGCAGCCGCGACGCCACCTGGCCGATGCTGCAAAAGCTGGCGAGCGATAACAAGCGCATCGTGGCGGTGGCACTTTCGTGCAACCGCGGGCACCAGAATGCGCTCTATGCGGGGCTTTCGCAGACGTCGGAAGACATGGTGGTGAGTATCGACGCGGACCTGCAGGATGGGCCGGACAATATTGCCGCCATGATTGATGCGTTTCGTGAGGGGCACGAGGTGGTGTTCGGGGTGCGTAAGAAGCGGGATACGGATACCTGGTTCAAGCGAATGACCGCCGAGGGGTACTATCGGCTCATGCAGGCCCTGGGGGTGGATCTGGTATTCAACCACGCGGACTTCCGCCTGATGTCGCGTCGCGCGGTGGATACCCTGCTGCAATACCCGGAGACCAACCTGTTTTTGCGCGGCATGGTGCGCGAACTGGGGTTCTCTTCAACTACGGTATGTTACGCGCGCCGTCCGCGACTGGCGGGGGAGAGCAAGTACCCGCTGCGGCGTATGTTGTCGCTGGCGTGGAAGGGTGTTACTGCCTTTTCTATTGCTCCGCTGCGGGCCATTACCCTGTTGGGACTCATCGCTGGCGGTATCGCACTGGGGCTGATTGTCTGGGTGTTGATCGTGAAGTTGCTGTCCAACAGCGTGGTGCCCGGCTGGGCATCGATCATGGTGCCGGTACTGTTTATTGGCAGTGTGCAGCTGTTGTGTCTTGGAGTGATTGGCGAATACCTCGGCAAGATCTACGAAGAGGTCAAGCGCCGCCCGCGTTTTCACTTGCGCGAGGTGGTTGGTGGTGAAGCGCGCGGACATGAAGACGCTCGCACGCACCATTCTCCACTTGAGATCTCAACCGTGCAGGTAAGGTCTCCGCGCGGCTGCGTCAAGGATTCGCTGGAGTAG
- a CDS encoding ArnT family glycosyltransferase, which produces MRDGLVSSGSMAMKLRHWWQFTVADLRGPRGFRGTLLDRIPAGAKRVDRRWWIYAALYLLIAVGIWLRVEHIFSHNPMDHIWSDPQRHWEQGTETLRRDPMTMTDPVMYQVYIGVLAKLTLGEPFLVALYTALLACLTPWIWYRFARELMPGRLQATAVWAALSLLPSWIAIYSYFMQETLLLPLLGASLYASWRCRRKQTLSSFLLMVTLWTFAGLTRGIAIPLAAVVTTWLWLVQPRKLAKAGYSLALLALLMGPLAYRSHAAMHMISPHGIGQLVALYLRSGKREIHVHYSREGAQWNYWFGSPSTGEKPLAPLSDWTTERDGQVHARIHIENGAEDWAKALARYPLTLERYLSLTRENLIYLFFGSSWPDNNRERLLEKISHHSRWLWAPLTLLLLIGTALYWRRLQGARLFAVVLGTWVVVQGVLPIAVNEGRYRKPAEGMLLVQALLVAAAVRRRSAASGRRGMRDSFDEPADAPFAIHTPNGQAVPPVLTQVEVSREQREKDDALA; this is translated from the coding sequence ATGCGGGACGGTTTAGTGAGCTCGGGCTCGATGGCGATGAAGCTGCGGCACTGGTGGCAGTTTACGGTTGCAGACCTGCGCGGGCCGCGAGGATTTCGCGGGACGCTGCTCGACCGGATCCCGGCCGGGGCGAAGCGGGTTGATCGCCGCTGGTGGATCTACGCCGCACTTTATCTATTGATCGCCGTGGGTATCTGGCTTCGGGTGGAGCATATTTTTTCCCACAACCCGATGGACCACATCTGGAGCGATCCGCAGCGCCACTGGGAGCAGGGCACGGAAACCCTGCGGCGCGACCCAATGACAATGACAGACCCGGTGATGTACCAGGTCTATATCGGTGTGCTCGCCAAGCTGACGCTGGGTGAGCCATTTCTCGTCGCGCTCTACACGGCACTTCTCGCCTGCCTGACGCCGTGGATCTGGTACCGGTTTGCACGGGAACTGATGCCGGGTCGCCTGCAGGCCACAGCGGTCTGGGCTGCGCTGTCGCTACTGCCTTCATGGATAGCGATCTACAGCTATTTCATGCAGGAGACGCTGTTGCTACCGTTGCTGGGAGCATCCCTTTATGCCAGCTGGCGATGTCGGCGCAAACAGACGCTGTCGAGCTTCCTGCTGATGGTGACGCTGTGGACATTCGCCGGGTTGACGCGTGGTATAGCGATTCCACTGGCGGCAGTAGTGACAACCTGGCTATGGCTGGTACAGCCACGCAAACTCGCCAAGGCAGGCTATAGCCTGGCATTGCTGGCGCTGCTGATGGGGCCGCTGGCCTACCGTAGCCACGCGGCCATGCATATGATCTCCCCCCACGGTATCGGACAGCTGGTAGCGCTGTACCTGCGTTCCGGCAAGCGGGAAATTCATGTTCACTACAGCCGCGAGGGGGCGCAGTGGAATTACTGGTTTGGCTCTCCGTCTACCGGTGAAAAACCGTTGGCGCCTCTCAGTGACTGGACCACTGAACGCGATGGCCAGGTACATGCACGTATCCATATCGAAAACGGCGCTGAGGACTGGGCCAAGGCGCTGGCGCGTTATCCGCTGACACTGGAGCGGTACCTCTCCCTGACCAGGGAAAACCTGATCTATCTTTTCTTCGGATCGTCCTGGCCTGACAACAACCGCGAGCGCCTGCTCGAAAAGATCAGTCACCACAGCCGCTGGTTGTGGGCGCCACTCACCCTGCTGTTGTTGATTGGTACCGCGCTGTACTGGCGCCGACTGCAGGGGGCGCGTCTGTTTGCGGTGGTGCTTGGCACCTGGGTGGTGGTGCAGGGAGTGCTTCCCATTGCCGTCAACGAAGGGCGCTATCGTAAACCGGCGGAGGGCATGCTGCTGGTGCAGGCACTGCTGGTCGCCGCCGCCGTGAGACGGCGCTCTGCTGCCAGCGGCAGGCGAGGTATGCGGGATAGTTTCGATGAGCCCGCCGATGCTCCTTTCGCCATACACACCCCAAATGGGCAGGCTGTGCCACCGGTTTTAACCCAAGTGGAAGTCAGCAGGGAGCAGCGGGAAAAAGACGATGCGCTTGCCTGA
- the nadC gene encoding carboxylating nicotinate-nucleotide diphosphorylase codes for MKPSTANIPNLLQDIKRAVREALAEDVGDGDITAQLIPPEREARARVITREDCVFCGKAWVEEVFRQLDPAMKVTWQVEDGEHVRADSTLFELSGNARTILTGERCALNFVQTLSGTATTAASYAALAKNSDIKILDTRKTIPGLRTAQKYAVLCGGCSNHRIGLYDAFLIKENHIAAAGGIESAISQARQIKPGALVEVEVESIDELTQALDAGADVIMLDEFTDKMTAEALKLAQGRAKIEISGSVNEERLEQLSGLAVDYISSGSLTKHLRAIDLSLRLLPDS; via the coding sequence ATGAAGCCGTCCACAGCCAACATCCCCAACCTGCTACAGGATATAAAGCGCGCCGTGCGCGAGGCACTGGCCGAAGATGTTGGCGACGGCGATATTACTGCGCAGCTGATCCCACCCGAGCGCGAGGCCAGGGCCAGGGTCATCACCCGGGAAGATTGCGTATTCTGCGGCAAGGCCTGGGTGGAAGAAGTGTTTCGTCAGCTGGATCCAGCCATGAAGGTGACGTGGCAGGTTGAAGACGGCGAACACGTGCGTGCAGACAGCACTCTGTTTGAACTGTCCGGCAATGCGAGGACCATCCTTACCGGCGAGCGCTGCGCGCTGAATTTCGTTCAGACGCTATCGGGTACCGCCACCACAGCCGCCAGCTACGCCGCACTGGCCAAAAATTCCGACATCAAGATCCTGGATACCCGTAAAACCATCCCCGGCCTGCGCACTGCACAGAAATACGCGGTGCTCTGTGGTGGCTGCTCCAACCACCGGATCGGCCTCTACGACGCCTTTCTGATCAAGGAAAACCATATCGCCGCGGCCGGAGGTATCGAAAGCGCCATTAGCCAGGCACGGCAGATCAAACCCGGTGCCCTGGTGGAGGTTGAGGTGGAAAGTATCGATGAGCTGACCCAGGCACTGGATGCCGGCGCCGATGTAATCATGCTGGATGAATTTACCGACAAGATGACGGCGGAGGCGCTCAAGCTGGCCCAGGGCCGTGCGAAAATCGAGATATCCGGCAGCGTGAACGAAGAGCGACTGGAGCAGCTTTCCGGACTGGCGGTGGATTACATTTCCAGCGGCAGCCTGACCAAACACCTGCGGGCGATCGACCTCTCCCTTCGGTTACTGCCAGATTCGTAA
- a CDS encoding isoprenylcysteine carboxylmethyltransferase family protein codes for MKKIKNRSAGANRSTGMARNKSANRAAAQPAAGVNCPAAPTSVWINLFALAVSLGAVIWLREYGQHLAVKTQSLVVVAVALALPIILLEWLFLKPYRNPSAGLDFRRKNHSLRRTAVKLLGFYLSVGTVAFVYWLFPEYHGSFYDNYFSVVRAVLPWWMLLAVPYFYLLDGAMTEPKDSYWQLGSWVLGQRKGVSGKAIGQLYLGWLVKLFFLPLMFVYLGNNLNTLLNFDLERLFGSFKAVFDFTFNFLFYIDLLFVTVGYVCTLRLFDSHIRTAEPSFLGWGVALIGYQPFWSLFSGTYLKYDDAPAWGYWFWDTPAMYGIWGTGILLLIAIYVWASIPFGIRFSNLTHRGILTNGPYRFTKHPAYISKNISWWMISMPFMVSASGPEALRHSLLLLMVNFIYFMRARTEERHLSWDPTYVSYARYIEQRGTFAFLGRWFPVLRFGHGRLFNRGDDVAPPAPLVSGASTAQPNATGPAGA; via the coding sequence ATGAAAAAAATAAAAAACAGATCGGCCGGTGCCAACCGGTCTACCGGCATGGCCCGAAACAAATCCGCCAATCGAGCGGCGGCTCAACCCGCAGCGGGCGTCAACTGTCCCGCGGCGCCCACGAGTGTCTGGATCAACCTGTTCGCCCTGGCCGTTTCCCTGGGGGCAGTGATCTGGCTGCGCGAGTATGGCCAGCACCTGGCGGTGAAAACACAGTCGCTTGTGGTGGTTGCGGTGGCGCTGGCGCTGCCAATCATCCTGCTCGAATGGCTGTTTCTCAAACCCTACCGCAACCCGTCCGCTGGGCTCGATTTCCGCCGGAAGAACCACAGCCTGCGCCGCACCGCGGTAAAACTGCTCGGCTTTTACCTGTCGGTAGGCACCGTGGCATTTGTGTACTGGCTGTTTCCGGAGTACCACGGTTCCTTCTACGACAACTACTTCTCGGTAGTGCGGGCAGTGCTGCCCTGGTGGATGCTGCTGGCAGTACCGTATTTTTACCTGCTCGATGGGGCCATGACAGAGCCCAAAGACAGCTACTGGCAGTTGGGCAGCTGGGTGCTGGGGCAGCGTAAGGGGGTGTCGGGCAAGGCGATAGGCCAGTTGTACCTGGGGTGGCTGGTGAAGCTTTTCTTCCTGCCACTGATGTTCGTCTATCTGGGCAACAACCTGAATACCCTACTGAACTTTGATCTTGAGCGTCTGTTTGGCAGTTTCAAGGCGGTGTTTGATTTCACGTTCAATTTTCTTTTTTACATCGACCTGCTGTTCGTCACGGTAGGGTATGTGTGCACCCTGCGCTTGTTTGACTCCCACATTCGCACGGCGGAGCCGAGCTTCCTCGGTTGGGGCGTGGCGCTGATCGGCTACCAGCCGTTCTGGAGCCTGTTCTCCGGTACCTATCTGAAATACGACGACGCGCCCGCCTGGGGCTACTGGTTCTGGGATACGCCGGCGATGTACGGCATCTGGGGTACCGGCATCCTGCTGCTGATCGCCATCTATGTGTGGGCGAGTATCCCGTTCGGTATCCGCTTCTCGAACCTCACGCACCGCGGAATTCTCACCAATGGCCCATACCGTTTCACCAAGCATCCGGCGTATATCAGCAAAAACATCTCCTGGTGGATGATTTCGATGCCGTTCATGGTCAGTGCCAGTGGCCCCGAGGCGTTGCGGCACTCGCTGTTGCTGCTGATGGTGAATTTCATCTATTTCATGCGTGCGCGTACGGAAGAGCGGCACCTTTCCTGGGACCCGACCTATGTAAGTTACGCACGGTATATCGAGCAACGTGGCACCTTTGCCTTCCTCGGGCGTTGGTTCCCGGTGCTGCGCTTTGGCCACGGGCGCCTGTTCAATCGTGGCGATGATGTCGCGCCGCCCGCACCATTGGTGTCTGGCGCTTCAACCGCACAACCGAATGCGACCGGTCCGGCCGGCGCCTGA
- a CDS encoding GtrA family protein, which produces MPERVNKLFSRAARFAAVGGIATAIQYVFLVLLVEVAGTFEIFASALSFTLSALVNYLLNYYLTFGGSVAHRQSLPRFTVVAVVGLAINTLCFSLALTLLPYLLAQVIATLVTLVSNFLLHQFWIYREPEWNP; this is translated from the coding sequence TTGCCTGAGCGAGTAAATAAACTGTTTTCCCGTGCTGCTCGCTTTGCCGCCGTGGGCGGTATCGCCACCGCGATACAGTATGTTTTTCTGGTCCTGTTGGTCGAAGTGGCCGGTACTTTCGAGATATTTGCCTCGGCCCTGTCGTTTACGTTGTCTGCGCTGGTTAATTACCTGCTGAATTATTACCTGACCTTTGGCGGCAGCGTGGCGCATCGCCAGTCACTGCCCAGGTTTACTGTCGTTGCCGTCGTCGGGCTCGCCATCAATACCCTGTGTTTTTCACTGGCTCTGACGTTGCTGCCCTACTTGTTGGCACAGGTGATTGCCACACTGGTCACGCTGGTCAGTAATTTTCTGCTGCATCAATTCTGGATATACCGGGAGCCCGAATGGAATCCTTGA
- a CDS encoding FixH family protein, translating into MTRRVEKKAPGPWYREPWFWMVMSPLILVVVVSMTMVSIAVRHGDDVVSDTYYKDSRMYHYSAEQDQRARALNLAGMLLFSPQDKTISLDLRGDIEFPEKLLLTLSHPVEADMDEHVVLEQISIGRYRGNVDAPLQHRWYLEVMPELDPEEFRNAPWRLKGEIDFNLGNGVPLKPIEP; encoded by the coding sequence GTGACACGCAGAGTTGAAAAGAAGGCGCCGGGCCCCTGGTATCGTGAACCCTGGTTCTGGATGGTGATGTCGCCACTGATACTGGTGGTGGTTGTCTCAATGACGATGGTTTCCATTGCCGTGCGTCACGGCGACGATGTGGTGAGTGATACCTACTACAAAGACAGCCGTATGTATCACTACAGCGCCGAGCAGGATCAGCGTGCCAGGGCGTTGAACCTGGCGGGAATGCTGCTGTTTTCTCCCCAGGACAAAACCATCTCGCTCGACCTGCGTGGCGACATAGAATTTCCCGAGAAGCTGCTGCTGACGCTGAGTCACCCGGTAGAGGCGGATATGGATGAGCACGTCGTGCTGGAGCAGATTTCCATTGGCCGGTATCGCGGTAACGTGGACGCGCCGTTGCAGCACCGCTGGTACCTCGAGGTGATGCCGGAACTCGATCCGGAAGAGTTTCGCAATGCGCCATGGCGTCTCAAAGGCGAGATCGATTTCAACCTAGGCAACGGAGTGCCCCTGAAGCCTATCGAGCCGTGA
- a CDS encoding sulfite exporter TauE/SafE family protein, translating to MADWGTLGAALAIGFFGSSHCIGMCGGISGALGLAVPGQKPAWPRLIGYSTGRVASYAVMGLLVGFLGAYLATDIAAGLAPLRVIAGLMLIAMALYLADWWRGLVWLERGGAVLWRGLQPLSRKLLPVNSTPQAIALGALWGWLPCGLVYSALAFALAQGSGPQAALAMLAFGLGTVPAVLATGAAAARLRTLVQKPGVRLGMALLVCVFGVWTLWGAAGHGAHGSHANHKSGGGTGAHEAHPADHSSHMHDARPTDHPVPNSAIEPSHSEGGDSTAAEGGSGDVQGHDSRHMQHSQHGDRPPGEQQNSHHQHAHHQHGSESGAEHGHEGSPAVEETGAGTED from the coding sequence ATGGCTGACTGGGGCACTTTGGGTGCGGCACTCGCCATCGGTTTTTTTGGCAGTAGCCATTGTATCGGCATGTGCGGCGGGATCTCTGGAGCCCTGGGGCTTGCGGTACCCGGCCAGAAGCCTGCGTGGCCGCGCCTGATCGGCTATTCCACTGGCCGCGTGGCCAGTTATGCCGTGATGGGATTGCTGGTGGGTTTTCTGGGGGCTTACCTGGCCACGGATATTGCCGCGGGCCTGGCGCCGCTGCGCGTGATTGCGGGCTTGATGCTGATCGCCATGGCCCTCTACCTGGCCGATTGGTGGCGTGGCCTGGTGTGGCTCGAGCGCGGTGGTGCTGTGTTGTGGAGAGGGCTGCAGCCCTTGTCGCGCAAACTGCTGCCGGTAAATTCGACCCCGCAGGCCATCGCCCTGGGCGCGCTGTGGGGGTGGCTGCCGTGTGGCCTGGTATACAGCGCGCTGGCATTCGCCCTCGCGCAGGGCAGTGGCCCGCAGGCAGCCCTCGCCATGCTCGCTTTTGGTCTCGGAACCGTACCCGCGGTACTGGCTACCGGAGCGGCTGCCGCTCGCCTGCGCACCCTGGTGCAGAAGCCCGGGGTTCGCCTTGGTATGGCGCTGCTGGTATGTGTTTTTGGCGTCTGGACCCTGTGGGGCGCGGCCGGGCACGGGGCGCACGGCTCGCATGCGAACCACAAGTCCGGGGGCGGAACTGGCGCGCATGAAGCACACCCTGCCGACCACTCTAGTCACATGCACGACGCCCGTCCCACCGATCACCCGGTGCCGAACTCTGCGATTGAGCCGTCACACAGTGAAGGCGGAGATTCCACCGCAGCTGAGGGTGGCTCCGGTGATGTGCAGGGTCATGACTCTCGCCATATGCAGCACTCCCAGCACGGAGACCGGCCGCCCGGCGAACAACAAAACAGCCATCACCAACACGCCCATCACCAGCATGGTTCCGAGTCTGGGGCAGAGCATGGTCACGAAGGTTCACCGGCAGTTGAGGAAACGGGCGCCGGGACTGAGGACTGA
- the ccoS gene encoding cbb3-type cytochrome oxidase assembly protein CcoS produces MDSIFLLVPIVIFFVACAVKLFFWAVNSGQYDDLETEGRRILFDEDEPRRPKEGEQSRCSSGEDDAGESR; encoded by the coding sequence GTGGACAGTATTTTTCTACTGGTTCCCATCGTCATTTTCTTTGTCGCCTGCGCGGTGAAGCTGTTCTTCTGGGCGGTGAATAGCGGCCAGTACGATGACCTCGAGACCGAGGGACGCCGAATCCTGTTCGATGAGGATGAGCCGCGGCGCCCCAAAGAAGGTGAGCAATCGCGGTGTTCTTCCGGTGAGGATGACGCCGGGGAGTCCCGCTAA
- a CDS encoding heavy metal translocating P-type ATPase, with amino-acid sequence MTDPLTSAPPTRAPACSVSSAADCFHCGLPVAEGSQYSVLIDGVRQPMCCPGCEAVAGAIVAGGLDNFYRFREQSSERPDSGVQNNRWSAYDLPEVQGEFVRDFEDAKAGAESGVRLRVASLLVSGITCAACVWLIEKHLARLAGVERVSVNASTHRAQVVFDPEQVPLSLLFSSLASIGYRPAPATAANSERLIQQERRAAMRRLGVAGLGTMQVMMFAIALYFGGSKGIDSQFEQFFRWVSLVVATPVVCYAAQPFFAAAWRALRSGQLVMDVPVSLAIGLAYGASVYATVFETGEVYFESVSMFTFFLLLGRSVEMRARHRAGLASGGLAQLLPLAATRLKQGTDALESVPVTALAVGDRILLRPGDTIPADGAVIDGASGVDESILTGESALQQKEQGSPVFAGSVNGDSSLTVRVIAAGSSTRLSAIEKLVEQAQLDKPTQVALADRLAGRFIAAVLCIAAAAFVFWWQQAPERAFWVALSVLVVTCPCALSLATPAALAAATLRLQQLGLLVARGHVLETLPRLTRVIFDKTGTLTEGEPRLRAIHRLREDVGEGEVRDIAAALESHNNHPLARAFRAWFGNRSVRDLRSVTGRGVAGTCGETAYRLGRPDFVCELSTGSGQSAPASLQPPQVSGEEGQWLLLGDSDGPVAWLCLGDEMRQSAVEAVAGLRRQGLEAELLSGDQSAEVPRLAAASGITEFHGGASPEQKLSRLRTLQSGGQRLLMVGDGINDVPVLSGADVSVAMMSAADLAQSRADAILLQGDLRALPRAFELAQKCRTIIRQNLAWAVLYNALALPLAFLGLVPPWAAAIGMSLSSLLVVVNALRLSRWQPSI; translated from the coding sequence ATGACAGACCCGCTCACCTCCGCACCACCAACCCGCGCTCCCGCCTGTTCAGTCAGCAGTGCCGCAGACTGCTTTCACTGCGGCCTGCCTGTCGCCGAGGGCAGCCAGTACTCGGTACTGATCGACGGCGTCCGGCAGCCCATGTGCTGCCCCGGGTGCGAAGCGGTGGCCGGCGCCATCGTCGCCGGAGGGCTGGACAATTTTTATCGCTTCCGTGAACAGAGCAGTGAACGCCCGGATTCGGGCGTGCAAAACAATCGCTGGAGCGCTTACGACCTGCCCGAAGTACAGGGTGAATTCGTGCGTGATTTCGAGGACGCGAAGGCGGGCGCGGAGTCGGGGGTACGGTTGCGGGTCGCGAGCCTTCTGGTCAGCGGCATAACCTGTGCCGCCTGTGTCTGGCTGATTGAAAAGCATCTGGCGCGTCTCGCCGGCGTGGAGCGGGTCTCTGTCAACGCCAGTACCCACCGGGCGCAGGTGGTTTTCGACCCGGAGCAGGTTCCCCTCAGTCTTCTGTTTTCCTCTCTGGCGTCCATTGGCTATCGCCCGGCGCCGGCTACTGCTGCCAACAGTGAGCGGCTAATCCAGCAGGAACGCCGCGCGGCGATGCGCCGCCTGGGTGTGGCCGGGCTCGGCACCATGCAGGTGATGATGTTTGCCATCGCCCTGTATTTCGGCGGCAGTAAAGGGATCGACAGCCAGTTCGAACAGTTTTTCCGTTGGGTATCACTGGTGGTGGCGACACCGGTGGTGTGTTACGCGGCGCAACCGTTCTTTGCCGCGGCCTGGCGCGCCCTGCGCAGTGGGCAACTGGTGATGGATGTCCCCGTTTCGCTCGCCATTGGCCTCGCCTATGGTGCCAGTGTTTACGCCACGGTATTTGAGACCGGAGAGGTCTACTTCGAATCGGTTTCCATGTTCACCTTTTTCCTGTTGCTTGGGCGTTCTGTGGAAATGCGTGCGCGCCACCGGGCCGGGTTGGCCAGTGGTGGACTGGCGCAGCTATTGCCGCTGGCGGCAACGCGCCTTAAGCAGGGAACGGACGCGCTCGAGTCCGTGCCGGTAACGGCATTGGCGGTGGGCGACCGAATACTGCTGCGTCCTGGGGATACCATTCCTGCAGACGGCGCCGTGATTGATGGCGCCAGTGGTGTGGATGAATCGATTCTTACTGGCGAATCCGCGCTGCAACAAAAGGAGCAGGGGAGCCCGGTGTTTGCCGGCAGCGTCAACGGTGACTCCTCACTTACCGTGCGCGTGATTGCGGCGGGCAGTAGCACCCGCTTGTCGGCGATCGAAAAGCTGGTAGAGCAGGCGCAGCTGGACAAACCGACCCAGGTGGCGCTGGCGGACCGGTTGGCAGGGCGGTTTATTGCCGCAGTGCTGTGTATCGCGGCGGCCGCTTTCGTATTCTGGTGGCAGCAGGCGCCGGAAAGGGCGTTCTGGGTGGCGCTGTCTGTGCTGGTGGTGACCTGTCCCTGTGCGTTGTCGCTGGCGACGCCCGCTGCACTGGCAGCGGCGACGCTGCGACTGCAACAGTTGGGCCTGTTGGTGGCGCGCGGGCACGTACTGGAAACCCTGCCGCGGCTGACGCGGGTGATCTTCGACAAGACCGGTACCCTGACAGAGGGCGAGCCCCGTCTGCGCGCCATTCACCGGCTGCGTGAGGACGTGGGCGAGGGCGAGGTGCGGGATATCGCTGCGGCCCTTGAAAGCCACAACAATCACCCGCTGGCCCGGGCATTCCGCGCCTGGTTCGGCAATCGCTCGGTACGGGATTTACGCTCGGTCACCGGGCGCGGCGTGGCCGGCACCTGCGGGGAAACCGCTTACCGTCTGGGACGGCCGGATTTTGTCTGCGAGCTGTCCACCGGTTCCGGGCAGTCAGCGCCGGCCTCCCTCCAGCCACCGCAGGTCTCTGGAGAAGAGGGACAGTGGTTATTGCTGGGGGACAGCGATGGCCCTGTCGCCTGGTTGTGCCTGGGTGACGAGATGCGGCAAAGCGCCGTGGAAGCCGTTGCTGGCCTGCGGCGACAGGGGTTGGAGGCAGAGCTTCTGAGCGGCGACCAGTCGGCGGAGGTTCCGCGTCTGGCGGCGGCCAGTGGCATCACCGAGTTTCACGGGGGGGCATCACCGGAGCAGAAGCTGTCCCGCCTGCGCACCCTGCAGTCCGGGGGGCAGCGGCTGCTGATGGTGGGCGACGGAATCAATGATGTTCCGGTGTTGTCGGGCGCGGATGTGTCGGTGGCCATGATGTCGGCGGCCGACCTGGCACAGTCCCGTGCAGACGCGATCTTGTTGCAGGGCGACCTGCGCGCCCTCCCCAGGGCCTTTGAATTGGCGCAAAAGTGCCGCACAATTATTCGCCAGAATCTGGCCTGGGCTGTTCTCTACAATGCGCTGGCGCTACCGCTGGCGTTTCTCGGCCTGGTGCCGCCCTGGGCGGCGGCCATTGGCATGTCGCTGAGTTCGCTACTGGTGGTGGTTAACGCCCTGCGCCTGTCTCGCTGGCAGCCGTCGATATAA